A part of Corynebacterium mustelae genomic DNA contains:
- the rimI gene encoding ribosomal protein S18-alanine N-acetyltransferase, which translates to MSILELRELTGADAPRCAELERVLFPGDNPWSAADFLLEFAQPHNHYIGVVAAENPQHLLGYAGLARLGPVQFPEYEIHTIGVDPAHQRRGIARLMMDHLMGRADADDAPVFLEVRTDNDPAITLYQSYGFIHIGLRKNYYQPSGADAFVMSRSRKSER; encoded by the coding sequence ATGAGCATTCTTGAACTGCGAGAACTAACCGGTGCCGACGCCCCGCGCTGCGCGGAATTAGAACGCGTGTTATTTCCGGGTGATAACCCATGGTCTGCTGCGGATTTCCTATTGGAATTCGCCCAACCTCATAATCACTACATTGGTGTGGTTGCCGCCGAAAACCCGCAGCACCTTCTCGGTTACGCGGGACTGGCCAGGCTTGGGCCGGTGCAGTTTCCCGAATATGAAATCCACACCATCGGGGTTGACCCAGCGCACCAGCGACGGGGAATTGCACGATTAATGATGGACCACCTCATGGGCAGGGCAGATGCCGATGATGCTCCAGTATTTCTTGAGGTACGCACCGATAACGATCCCGCGATTACCCTGTACCAAAGCTATGGTTTTATCCATATCGGGTTACGAAAAAACTACTATCAACCATCCGGTGCCGACGCATTCGTTATGAGCAGAAGCAGAAAGAGCGAACGTTAA
- the tsaD gene encoding tRNA (adenosine(37)-N6)-threonylcarbamoyltransferase complex transferase subunit TsaD — protein MIILGIETSCDETGVGIIELDAAGNMTILADVVASSMEQHARFGGVVPEIASRAHLESLQPVMQEALAKANVTVPDAVAATVGPGLAGALLVGASAAKAYAAAWDVPFYGVNHLGGHVAVANLEGETLPHSVALLVSGGHTQLLEVQAVGKPMKELGATLDDAAGEAYDKVARLLGLGYPGGPVIDKLAKTGDKAAINFPRGLSKAEDLRGKHRHDFSFSGLKTAVARYVEQAERDGRVISIPDVCASFQEAVCDVLSAKAIRACQDTGAKVLLLGGGVAANSRLRELCQRRCTSAGIELRVPRFSLCTDNGVMIAAVTAQLIHEGAGPSSLSVGTDSSLEVEIPQLING, from the coding sequence ATGATTATCCTCGGAATCGAAACCTCCTGTGACGAGACTGGTGTCGGAATTATCGAATTAGATGCCGCCGGAAACATGACCATTTTGGCGGATGTAGTGGCAAGCTCCATGGAGCAACATGCCCGATTTGGCGGTGTCGTTCCGGAGATTGCTTCAAGAGCACACCTGGAATCTCTCCAACCCGTCATGCAAGAAGCATTAGCGAAGGCGAATGTCACGGTCCCAGATGCGGTTGCAGCCACGGTCGGGCCTGGTCTGGCAGGAGCGCTCCTGGTTGGTGCATCGGCTGCAAAAGCATATGCGGCGGCGTGGGATGTGCCGTTCTACGGGGTCAATCACCTAGGTGGGCACGTTGCGGTTGCGAACTTGGAAGGCGAAACGCTGCCGCATTCGGTGGCACTTTTGGTTTCTGGCGGGCACACCCAACTGTTAGAAGTGCAAGCCGTTGGTAAACCCATGAAAGAATTAGGGGCCACGCTTGACGACGCCGCCGGGGAAGCATACGACAAGGTAGCACGGCTGCTCGGCTTGGGCTACCCCGGCGGGCCAGTGATCGACAAACTAGCAAAAACTGGGGACAAAGCCGCCATCAATTTTCCACGTGGTCTGTCTAAAGCGGAAGACCTACGAGGAAAGCATCGTCACGATTTTTCCTTTTCCGGACTCAAAACCGCAGTGGCGCGTTACGTCGAACAAGCAGAACGCGACGGACGGGTCATTTCCATCCCAGATGTGTGTGCGTCGTTCCAAGAAGCAGTATGTGATGTACTAAGTGCCAAAGCGATTCGCGCCTGCCAGGACACCGGGGCGAAAGTGTTGCTTCTTGGCGGGGGTGTTGCTGCCAACTCCCGGTTACGTGAATTATGTCAGCGCAGGTGCACCTCTGCGGGGATTGAACTACGTGTACCTCGGTTTTCCCTCTGCACCGATAATGGTGTCATGATTGCAGCTGTCACGGCCCAGTTGATCCACGAAGGAGCCGGTCCGTCGTCGTTAAGCGTTGGTACCGATTCCAGTCTAGAGGTGGAAATACCGCAGCTTATCAACGGCTAG
- the groES gene encoding co-chaperone GroES, which produces MANVNIKPLEDRVLVQIKEAETTTASGLVIPDSAKEKPQEGVVVAAGPGRFDGDDRVPMDIKVGDTVVFSKYGGTELKYNGEEYLLLNARDVLAIIEG; this is translated from the coding sequence GTGGCAAACGTCAACATTAAGCCGCTTGAAGATCGCGTACTTGTCCAGATCAAGGAAGCAGAAACCACCACTGCTTCCGGACTGGTTATCCCAGATTCCGCCAAGGAAAAGCCACAAGAAGGCGTAGTGGTAGCAGCAGGTCCAGGTCGCTTCGATGGCGACGACCGGGTGCCAATGGACATTAAGGTTGGCGACACCGTAGTCTTCTCCAAGTACGGCGGCACCGAGCTTAAGTACAACGGTGAAGAATACTTACTGCTGAACGCCCGCGACGTTCTGGCTATCATCGAAGGCTAA
- the groL gene encoding chaperonin GroEL (60 kDa chaperone family; promotes refolding of misfolded polypeptides especially under stressful conditions; forms two stacked rings of heptamers to form a barrel-shaped 14mer; ends can be capped by GroES; misfolded proteins enter the barrel where they are refolded when GroES binds) yields the protein MAKLIAFDQEAREGILRGVDALADAVKVTLGPRGRNVVLDKTFGSPTVTNDGVTIAREIDLAEPFENLGAQLVKSVAVKTNDIAGDGTTTATLLAQAIIAEGLRNVAAGANPIELNRGIAAAAEHVVEELKSRATEVSSAADIANVATVSSRDNEVGDMVAAAMEKVGKDGVVSVEESQSMESYLDITEGVSFEKGFLSPYFITDVDTQKAVLDDALVLLVRNKISSLPDFLPLLEKIAESSKPVLIIAEDVEGEPLQALVVNAIRKILHVVAVKSPYFGERRKAFMDDLAVVTGATVIDPEVGVNLNEAGLDVLGSARRVTVTKDETIIVDGGGTAEALERRREQIRREIESTDSSWDREKAEERLAKLSGGVAVIKVGAATETEVSERKLRVEDAINAARAAAQEGVIAGGGSVLVQIASKLHDFSQQFDGDAKIGVLALARALAKPAYWIADNAGLDGAVVVARIAELGNGEGFNAATLEYGNLIEQGIIDPVKVTHSAVVNATSVARMVLTTEASIVDKPAEPQAPAAGHGHHHH from the coding sequence ATGGCAAAACTCATTGCATTTGACCAAGAAGCCCGAGAGGGAATCCTCCGCGGCGTTGACGCGCTTGCCGACGCCGTCAAAGTAACCCTCGGCCCACGCGGCCGCAACGTGGTACTGGATAAAACCTTCGGTTCCCCCACTGTCACCAATGATGGTGTTACCATCGCCCGTGAAATTGACCTCGCCGAACCTTTTGAAAACCTTGGCGCGCAACTGGTCAAGTCCGTGGCCGTAAAAACCAACGACATCGCGGGTGACGGAACCACCACCGCCACGCTTTTGGCGCAGGCGATTATCGCCGAAGGGCTCCGCAACGTCGCTGCCGGCGCTAATCCCATCGAATTAAACCGAGGGATCGCAGCTGCCGCAGAACACGTAGTGGAAGAACTAAAATCCCGCGCTACGGAAGTGTCTTCCGCAGCTGACATTGCAAACGTTGCAACAGTCTCCTCCCGCGATAATGAGGTAGGCGACATGGTTGCAGCCGCAATGGAAAAAGTGGGCAAAGACGGCGTGGTGTCGGTGGAAGAATCCCAATCGATGGAATCCTACCTGGACATCACCGAGGGCGTGTCCTTCGAAAAAGGTTTCTTATCGCCATACTTCATCACCGACGTTGATACCCAGAAAGCCGTGCTAGACGACGCCCTGGTGTTGCTAGTGCGCAATAAGATTTCCTCGCTGCCGGACTTTCTGCCGCTGTTGGAAAAGATTGCGGAATCCTCCAAGCCGGTTCTGATTATCGCGGAAGACGTTGAAGGTGAACCACTCCAAGCGTTAGTGGTTAATGCCATCCGTAAAATCCTGCACGTTGTTGCGGTGAAATCTCCGTACTTCGGGGAGCGTCGTAAAGCATTCATGGACGACCTGGCGGTCGTAACTGGCGCAACAGTCATCGACCCAGAGGTCGGTGTCAACCTCAACGAAGCCGGATTGGATGTTTTAGGTTCAGCGCGCCGGGTGACTGTCACGAAAGATGAGACCATCATCGTTGACGGTGGTGGCACCGCAGAGGCGTTGGAGCGGCGTCGGGAGCAGATTCGCCGCGAGATTGAATCCACCGATTCTTCCTGGGATCGGGAGAAGGCGGAAGAGCGTCTAGCGAAGCTTTCTGGCGGTGTTGCGGTTATCAAAGTTGGTGCCGCAACCGAGACTGAGGTCTCCGAGCGCAAGTTACGCGTTGAAGATGCAATCAATGCAGCCCGTGCGGCCGCCCAGGAAGGTGTTATCGCAGGTGGCGGTTCGGTATTGGTCCAGATCGCCTCGAAGCTGCACGATTTTTCCCAGCAATTCGATGGCGACGCTAAAATCGGTGTCCTGGCGCTCGCGCGTGCTCTGGCAAAGCCAGCCTATTGGATAGCTGACAACGCGGGGCTTGACGGTGCTGTAGTTGTTGCGCGCATCGCCGAACTCGGTAACGGTGAAGGCTTTAACGCCGCAACTTTGGAGTACGGAAACCTCATTGAACAGGGAATTATCGACCCAGTTAAGGTAACCCACTCCGCGGTTGTGAATGCAACGTCGGTGGCTCGCATGGTGCTTACTACGGAAGCATCAATCGTGGATAAACCAGCTGAGCCGCAGGCCCCAGCTGCAGGTCACGGGCATCACCACCACTAA
- a CDS encoding sigma-70 family RNA polymerase sigma factor: MSETEQQLAELVPLASQGDPRALRHVIEIVHPMVLRYARARISGGRHPTPEDVAQEICLAVATSIQNFVDRGRPFMAFVYGIASNKVADAHRSYSRDLSNPTEEVPDEAIDTGTPEEMALISAGSNRVRELLDLLSEKPREIIILRVFVGLSAEETAEIVGSTPGAVRVAQHRALTTLRKALSQEIEV; this comes from the coding sequence ATGAGCGAAACTGAACAGCAGCTAGCGGAGTTGGTTCCGTTAGCTAGCCAGGGCGATCCTCGTGCTTTACGCCATGTTATTGAGATAGTGCACCCCATGGTGTTGCGATACGCACGCGCTCGCATCAGTGGCGGTCGCCACCCCACCCCTGAAGATGTTGCACAGGAAATCTGCCTAGCTGTTGCAACATCAATTCAGAACTTTGTTGATCGTGGGCGGCCGTTCATGGCGTTCGTGTATGGGATTGCCTCGAACAAGGTCGCCGATGCGCATCGCAGCTATTCCCGCGATCTTTCCAACCCCACCGAAGAAGTGCCCGATGAAGCAATTGACACGGGTACACCCGAGGAAATGGCCCTGATCAGTGCGGGTAGTAACAGAGTTCGTGAACTTCTCGATTTACTTAGTGAAAAGCCTCGAGAAATCATCATTTTACGGGTGTTTGTCGGGCTTTCAGCAGAAGAGACTGCTGAGATTGTTGGTAGTACCCCTGGCGCAGTTCGAGTTGCACAACATCGTGCACTCACGACGCTGCGCAAGGCGCTTTCACAGGAGATAGAAGTATGA
- a CDS encoding DUF5319 domain-containing protein, giving the protein MTFDWQMPRDPFADDPNDPASFLEADEPLPPLSDDERAQIQQDLQLVAQFKNALQPRGINGIFFFCEDCEQQHFYDWDILASNMLATLAGELSPVHEPSVNPNPQAYVPWDYCLGYLDGLEAPR; this is encoded by the coding sequence GTGACTTTTGATTGGCAAATGCCCCGAGATCCTTTCGCAGACGACCCCAACGATCCAGCGTCGTTTTTAGAAGCTGACGAACCGTTGCCGCCGCTTAGCGACGACGAGCGGGCACAGATCCAACAGGATTTACAATTAGTTGCCCAGTTCAAAAACGCACTCCAGCCACGCGGAATTAACGGGATTTTCTTTTTCTGCGAAGACTGCGAACAGCAACATTTTTACGACTGGGACATTCTAGCTTCCAATATGCTAGCCACGTTGGCTGGTGAATTAAGTCCAGTACACGAACCAAGCGTTAACCCTAATCCTCAGGCTTATGTCCCATGGGATTACTGTCTAGGCTATTTAGACGGATTGGAAGCACCCCGGTAA
- the guaB gene encoding IMP dehydrogenase produces MTQQRVSTGGDDPNKVALVGLTFDDVLLLPDASDVIPSEVTTSTQLTRNISLNIPILSAAMDTVTESRMAIAMAREGGMGVLHRNLSIEDQAAHVEIVKRSESGMVTDPATCTPDMTIAEVDALCAKFRISGLPVVDTDGTLLGICTNRDMRFEPDFSRKVSEIMTPMPLFVAKEGVSKEEALALLSAHKVEKLPIVDEHGKLTGLITVKDFVKMEQHPNAAKDASGRLLVGAGIGVGDESFERAGALVDAGVDVLVVDSAHAHSRGVLEMVSKVKKEFGHKVDVIGGNLATRAAAKAMIEAGADAVKVGIGPGSICTTRVVAGVGAPQITAIMEAAVPARAAGVPIIADGGMQFSGDIAKAIAAGASTVMLGSMLAGTAESPGDVVVVGGKQYKRYRGMGSMGAMQGRGLSGEKRSFSKDRYFQADVKSEDKLVPEGIEGQVPFRGPIEAITHQLVGGLRAAMGYTGSTTIADLQQAKFVQITSAGLKESHPHHIQQTVEAPNYH; encoded by the coding sequence ATGACACAACAGCGTGTTTCCACTGGAGGCGATGATCCTAACAAGGTAGCCCTTGTAGGTCTTACTTTTGATGATGTTCTTCTGCTGCCGGACGCATCAGATGTTATCCCATCGGAAGTAACTACCTCCACCCAATTAACCCGAAACATTTCGCTGAATATTCCAATTCTATCTGCGGCGATGGATACCGTTACGGAATCGCGTATGGCTATCGCGATGGCGCGGGAAGGTGGCATGGGCGTGTTGCACCGCAACCTTTCCATAGAGGACCAAGCTGCTCACGTAGAGATAGTTAAACGCTCGGAATCTGGCATGGTGACCGATCCTGCTACTTGTACTCCCGATATGACTATTGCCGAAGTCGATGCTTTATGCGCCAAGTTTAGAATCTCCGGCTTGCCTGTAGTTGATACGGATGGAACACTACTGGGCATTTGCACCAACCGCGACATGCGATTTGAGCCGGACTTTAGCCGCAAAGTTAGCGAAATTATGACGCCGATGCCGCTGTTTGTAGCCAAAGAAGGCGTTAGCAAAGAAGAAGCGCTGGCGTTGTTGTCCGCGCACAAAGTAGAGAAACTTCCTATTGTTGATGAGCACGGAAAACTCACCGGGCTTATTACCGTTAAGGATTTCGTGAAAATGGAGCAGCACCCCAACGCAGCAAAGGACGCTTCTGGCCGCTTGCTTGTGGGCGCTGGCATTGGTGTTGGCGACGAATCCTTCGAACGTGCCGGCGCGCTTGTCGACGCCGGGGTGGACGTGCTTGTAGTCGACTCAGCTCACGCACACTCTCGTGGCGTATTGGAGATGGTGTCGAAGGTCAAGAAGGAATTCGGCCACAAGGTTGATGTCATTGGTGGTAACCTTGCGACCCGGGCTGCGGCGAAAGCAATGATTGAAGCTGGTGCAGATGCCGTGAAGGTGGGCATTGGTCCAGGTTCAATTTGCACCACCCGTGTTGTCGCAGGAGTCGGAGCGCCACAGATCACGGCAATTATGGAGGCCGCCGTTCCAGCGCGCGCCGCTGGTGTTCCAATCATCGCAGATGGCGGAATGCAGTTCTCTGGCGATATAGCGAAAGCCATCGCTGCGGGCGCATCCACTGTGATGCTTGGTTCGATGCTGGCTGGCACCGCTGAGTCGCCAGGCGATGTAGTCGTGGTTGGCGGAAAGCAATACAAGCGCTATCGCGGCATGGGTTCCATGGGTGCAATGCAAGGACGCGGCTTGTCCGGCGAGAAGCGGTCTTTCTCTAAAGATCGCTACTTCCAGGCGGATGTCAAGAGCGAGGACAAATTGGTGCCGGAAGGCATCGAAGGTCAAGTCCCGTTCCGGGGTCCGATTGAGGCCATTACTCACCAACTTGTCGGTGGTTTGCGTGCTGCCATGGGATACACCGGTTCCACCACAATTGCCGACTTACAACAGGCCAAGTTCGTGCAGATCACCTCGGCTGGTCTGAAGGAATCGCATCCACACCATATCCAGCAGACGGTGGAGGCCCCGAACTACCACTAA
- a CDS encoding GuaB3 family IMP dehydrogenase-related protein — protein MRDYVEIGIGREARKTYSLNDLTVLPTRRTRSSKDVDTSWNIDAYSFQIPIISHPTDALGSPEFVIEMDRQGGMGVLNAEGILARHEDFDAAVGQVIAACQDEFGGFDFASPRAIAKLQELHAAPLNEELLAQRIAQVRESGATVAVRISPQRARDLAPVVIKAGAELLFIQGTMISAEHVAQSGEPLDLKEFIGSLDVPVIVGGVSDYNTAMHLMRTGAVGIIVGSGTNTNGQALGIEPAMATAIADVAAARRDYLDETGGRYVHIIADGEIYSSGNMVTAIACGADAVILGSPLAGAQEAPGQGLYWPSTAAHPRFPRGLVEPAIGPVSEDDATRPSLEKILHGPSTDAMGTQNFVGGLRRALAKCGYADLKSFQKVELAFRFGI, from the coding sequence ATGCGTGACTACGTTGAAATTGGTATTGGCCGGGAGGCCCGTAAGACTTACAGCCTCAATGATCTCACCGTCTTGCCTACTCGCCGGACGCGTTCATCAAAGGACGTAGACACGTCGTGGAATATTGACGCGTATTCTTTCCAAATCCCCATCATTTCGCACCCCACCGACGCGTTGGGCAGCCCAGAATTTGTCATTGAAATGGATCGCCAAGGCGGCATGGGGGTGTTAAATGCCGAAGGTATACTCGCCCGGCATGAGGATTTTGATGCCGCGGTTGGGCAGGTGATTGCCGCTTGCCAAGATGAATTCGGTGGCTTTGACTTTGCGTCTCCGCGCGCGATTGCAAAACTTCAGGAACTTCATGCAGCACCTTTAAATGAAGAGCTGCTCGCACAGCGGATTGCACAGGTGCGGGAATCGGGGGCGACGGTTGCAGTACGGATTTCCCCGCAACGGGCGCGGGACTTAGCGCCAGTAGTGATTAAAGCTGGTGCGGAGCTGCTATTCATTCAAGGCACGATGATCTCCGCCGAACATGTGGCACAAAGCGGGGAGCCACTGGACTTAAAGGAATTTATTGGCAGCCTTGACGTACCCGTGATCGTTGGTGGGGTATCTGATTACAATACCGCTATGCATCTGATGCGCACTGGTGCGGTGGGCATCATTGTTGGTTCGGGCACTAATACCAATGGCCAAGCTTTAGGTATCGAACCAGCGATGGCGACCGCGATTGCTGATGTGGCAGCTGCTCGTCGTGATTATTTAGATGAGACTGGTGGCCGGTACGTTCATATAATCGCAGACGGTGAGATTTATTCTTCGGGCAATATGGTTACCGCCATCGCTTGTGGTGCTGATGCTGTGATCTTAGGTTCGCCATTGGCAGGAGCGCAGGAAGCGCCTGGCCAGGGGCTATATTGGCCGTCGACTGCGGCGCATCCTCGTTTCCCGCGCGGACTGGTTGAACCCGCAATAGGGCCAGTTTCCGAGGATGATGCTACGCGGCCGAGCCTTGAGAAGATTCTGCATGGGCCTTCCACCGACGCAATGGGAACGCAGAATTTTGTTGGTGGACTGCGCCGGGCATTGGCCAAGTGCGGCTACGCGGATCTCAAGAGTTTCCAAAAAGTGGAATTAGCCTTTAGATTCGGAATCTAA
- a CDS encoding EamA family transporter, translated as MSSSFATPRPAVIGVLLVLCGSTIFQFGSTAAAQLFPYIGPLATAFLRQFIAAVLLLAITRPKVWEWNRTQWQWVLLFGLVLAAMNSLFYCAIDRIPLAVAVTIEFLGPLGLAAGLSRTIKDIFWVILALAGIGLFGIESWTTSANLDPLGLGFITLAACCWALYIVVAGKVGEQVPGTAGLAVALFIASLCIAPLGAPRALPVLFDAHLFLLALLTALMASLIPFTLEFVALRMIPNATFSILMSLEPAIAAGAGWVVLSQPISSYSVVAIGCVILASVGSTWFSRKKATVVAEGEF; from the coding sequence GTGTCGTCATCTTTTGCAACCCCTCGTCCCGCTGTTATCGGGGTGCTGTTAGTGCTGTGCGGCAGCACGATCTTCCAATTTGGTTCCACCGCCGCCGCTCAGCTGTTTCCGTATATCGGGCCACTGGCCACCGCATTTCTTCGACAGTTTATTGCAGCGGTGTTGTTGCTTGCGATCACTCGGCCGAAGGTATGGGAATGGAACCGTACCCAGTGGCAATGGGTGCTTCTGTTCGGTCTGGTGCTGGCCGCGATGAATAGTCTTTTCTATTGTGCGATTGATCGTATTCCGTTGGCGGTTGCCGTAACTATCGAATTTCTAGGTCCGTTGGGGCTAGCCGCAGGTTTGTCGCGGACAATAAAGGATATTTTCTGGGTGATTCTTGCGCTGGCGGGCATCGGGTTATTCGGAATCGAATCGTGGACAACCTCCGCCAACCTTGACCCCCTTGGGCTCGGTTTTATCACTCTTGCTGCCTGCTGCTGGGCGTTATACATCGTTGTTGCTGGCAAAGTCGGTGAGCAGGTGCCTGGTACAGCTGGGTTGGCAGTAGCACTGTTTATAGCTTCACTGTGCATCGCGCCACTGGGTGCACCTCGGGCTCTTCCGGTGCTTTTCGACGCCCACCTGTTCCTTTTGGCTCTACTTACCGCATTGATGGCGTCGCTTATTCCGTTCACCTTGGAATTTGTGGCGTTGCGTATGATCCCCAACGCCACATTCAGCATCCTTATGTCCTTAGAACCAGCTATCGCGGCTGGTGCTGGCTGGGTTGTGCTAAGTCAACCGATTTCCAGCTACAGCGTCGTAGCGATCGGATGCGTGATCCTAGCTTCCGTAGGCAGCACCTGGTTTAGTAGGAAGAAAGCAACTGTTGTGGCCGAAGGCGAGTTTTAG
- a CDS encoding EamA family transporter, whose amino-acid sequence MKPAPPSRTSSPLTGVLLILGSMFSLQFGAAFATTLFPILGPWATTSIRLSIAGTIVLIITRPSIRTWTRTQWKHVIRFGLAMGLMNTFFYAGLERIPLGTAVTIEFLGPLTLAALLSRSARDYLWVSLAVGGIGLLGIESLLSTTSLDPVGVVFILAAAVFWALYILTSATVGRHVPGAGGLGVAMLIGTVPTLPAGISHIPTFVTDPSLLLIAVGTAVFASLVPYSLEFMALKIVPNHTFGILMSLEPVVAGFMGWVLLSQPISVLGAAAIVLVMVASIGTTTTSSRETTTIAETEIGVDKHESVTPASF is encoded by the coding sequence ATGAAACCTGCTCCACCAAGCCGCACCTCCTCCCCACTCACTGGCGTCCTGTTGATCCTCGGTTCCATGTTCTCGCTCCAATTCGGGGCGGCCTTCGCTACCACACTCTTTCCCATACTCGGGCCGTGGGCAACCACCTCGATACGTCTAAGCATCGCCGGAACTATCGTGCTTATAATCACACGCCCTAGTATTCGCACCTGGACCCGCACTCAGTGGAAACATGTCATCCGCTTCGGACTCGCCATGGGTTTGATGAATACCTTTTTCTATGCCGGGCTTGAACGTATCCCTCTCGGTACCGCTGTTACCATCGAATTTTTAGGCCCTCTCACCCTCGCTGCACTTCTTAGCCGCAGCGCCAGAGACTACCTGTGGGTCAGCCTCGCGGTCGGCGGCATCGGGCTCCTCGGAATCGAATCCCTTTTATCCACCACTTCACTTGACCCGGTGGGTGTTGTTTTTATCCTCGCTGCTGCCGTGTTCTGGGCGCTCTATATCCTCACCTCAGCTACCGTTGGTCGGCATGTCCCCGGCGCGGGTGGGCTTGGTGTCGCTATGCTCATCGGCACGGTACCCACCCTGCCTGCCGGTATCAGCCACATCCCTACTTTCGTCACTGACCCCTCCCTTCTTCTTATCGCAGTGGGCACCGCCGTCTTTGCCTCCCTTGTTCCTTATTCGCTGGAATTCATGGCGTTGAAAATTGTCCCCAACCACACTTTCGGCATCCTCATGTCACTTGAGCCCGTTGTCGCAGGCTTCATGGGCTGGGTACTTCTTTCGCAACCGATCTCTGTGCTAGGTGCGGCGGCGATCGTGCTGGTTATGGTGGCGTCGATAGGCACCACCACTACATCTAGCCGGGAAACCACAACAATAGCGGAGACAGAAATAGGCGTCGACAAGCACGAATCTGTTACTCCGGCATCCTTCTAG
- a CDS encoding LysR family transcriptional regulator, which translates to MRKKLGNLSNLTRLRMLCELRRLGTMGEVAEVLMMTHSAVSQQLAQLEKEVGYRLVEKAGRGVRLNDRGELLADYAAKMLALADEAQAALKDRRDVAGLLKVATFQSALVGLIPTLVKILDRDYPELSVEFVQFDVADGIAELLSHRVDVVIGEELPFAPTTDSPSLHREDLYAEPMVLACPKGSTWFAAEDFAELESVPFLLNPAGTVAGYWERNFCLAQGFVPTVLVESPDPLLQLNLVSQGVGVALIPSLVLRSERGPLPGVDVYHLPGDPERVLFTAVRIGRENHPAIKALRRALHVARL; encoded by the coding sequence ATGCGCAAAAAGCTGGGCAATCTATCAAACCTCACCCGACTGCGCATGCTGTGCGAACTCCGCCGATTAGGCACGATGGGGGAGGTTGCAGAAGTGCTCATGATGACCCATTCCGCAGTATCCCAACAACTTGCTCAATTAGAAAAAGAGGTCGGTTACCGCCTCGTGGAGAAAGCGGGGCGTGGGGTACGGCTCAACGATCGTGGCGAACTCCTTGCTGATTATGCGGCCAAAATGCTCGCGCTTGCCGACGAAGCACAGGCGGCGCTGAAAGATCGCCGCGATGTTGCAGGACTTTTAAAAGTGGCAACATTCCAAAGCGCTCTCGTTGGTTTGATCCCCACATTGGTGAAGATTTTGGATCGTGACTACCCAGAGCTCTCAGTGGAATTTGTGCAGTTCGACGTGGCGGACGGAATTGCGGAACTGTTAAGCCACCGGGTGGATGTGGTCATAGGGGAGGAACTGCCGTTCGCACCCACCACCGATAGCCCCAGTTTGCACCGCGAGGACTTGTACGCAGAACCCATGGTGCTCGCCTGCCCTAAGGGGAGCACATGGTTTGCAGCGGAAGATTTCGCGGAGCTGGAATCTGTTCCATTTCTGCTAAACCCTGCAGGCACCGTCGCAGGATATTGGGAACGTAATTTTTGCCTTGCACAGGGCTTTGTGCCCACCGTTTTGGTGGAGTCACCGGATCCGTTATTACAGCTCAACCTCGTTTCCCAAGGGGTGGGAGTGGCGCTTATTCCATCGTTGGTTCTGCGCAGTGAACGCGGACCACTGCCGGGCGTTGACGTGTACCACTTACCTGGTGATCCGGAGCGCGTACTGTTTACAGCTGTGCGGATAGGGCGTGAGAATCACCCTGCCATTAAAGCTTTACGACGCGCGCTCCACGTAGCCCGCCTCTAA